Proteins encoded in a region of the Paenibacillus pedocola genome:
- a CDS encoding CPBP family intramembrane glutamic endopeptidase → MTNTRKKSHPVIFSLMLGILLTLLISIASAAASIMELSDNGILVAQAGAFLVMAVIVTVYMTRGSRSLAQFGFKPLEGASSKDALYYLPLLIIALVQPFIGGINVKLTTAEVLFYLVFTLLVGFTEESVFRGIIRDKLKFKGSVFYIVFSSIFFGILHMSNALNGNDLAHVLMQVINALLLGCILALLIETTGNIIPLIAFHFVYDALAFMTKENSDKELLAVIILNLLYLVYGIYLVYNLRRRKKLNTAPGE, encoded by the coding sequence ATGACAAACACCCGTAAAAAGAGTCATCCCGTTATATTCTCGCTTATGCTTGGTATCCTGCTGACGTTATTGATTTCCATAGCTTCGGCAGCCGCAAGCATTATGGAATTAAGTGACAACGGGATATTGGTTGCCCAGGCCGGAGCCTTTCTAGTCATGGCTGTGATCGTTACCGTATACATGACCAGAGGCAGCAGGAGCTTAGCACAGTTCGGGTTCAAGCCGCTGGAGGGAGCCTCTTCCAAAGATGCACTCTACTATCTCCCCCTGCTGATCATTGCCTTGGTTCAGCCGTTTATAGGCGGTATAAACGTGAAGCTGACCACAGCTGAGGTATTGTTCTACCTGGTGTTCACTCTGCTGGTTGGTTTTACGGAGGAATCGGTATTCAGAGGTATTATCAGAGACAAGCTAAAGTTCAAAGGCTCCGTATTCTACATCGTGTTTTCGTCGATCTTCTTTGGAATCTTACATATGTCTAATGCTTTAAACGGAAACGACCTTGCACATGTTCTGATGCAGGTTATCAATGCGCTGCTGCTCGGCTGTATTCTCGCCCTGCTGATTGAAACAACGGGCAATATTATTCCGCTGATTGCTTTTCATTTTGTGTATGATGCCTTAGCGTTTATGACAAAGGAGAATTCGGACAAAGAACTCCTGGCCGTTATTATATTAAACCTCTTATATCTGGTGTATGGCATTTACCTGGTTTACAATTTGCGGAGACGTAAGAAGCTGAATACAGCTCCGGGGGAATAG
- a CDS encoding copper amine oxidase N-terminal domain-containing protein, translated as MRKIWLVLPLLAFSLIFASVSSAASNAYFSYTLENGGYATGPALLKDGTVYARATFLESAGLQVTWNKSHRQATYTGWEKSVVITVGSKTGKLDEKTVQLGGTPFVYKDELYLPARFMVYALGGESVSWNAKSAVYTAKGIQTFASTNASYAGVNYTVDKQTGKLYASTPAGRPRLIANLGSELYDMVTFDFQKTAGGLIYLTISDIYGEPHINNKWYTLIIKDGMVIRQASVGYWIRFGDNVNMYGNKLILTDGKTLRIIEDGTGKVAETMDLTKLGGVDDKYLIEGMDEDFLLIRPNQKGLLTLIDRKTGAKTLLYKALLDADQQLYAETNDIPFYGDQLEFVERKGNLLLFKNQAVRDGRIYEYDLSKTQP; from the coding sequence ATGCGAAAAATATGGCTTGTTTTACCTTTGCTGGCCTTTTCACTGATTTTTGCTTCGGTCTCGTCTGCTGCTTCGAACGCTTATTTCAGCTATACATTGGAAAATGGGGGGTATGCTACCGGACCAGCACTGCTAAAGGATGGTACTGTTTATGCCCGGGCTACTTTTTTGGAATCGGCTGGCCTGCAGGTTACCTGGAATAAGTCCCACCGTCAGGCTACTTATACCGGATGGGAGAAGTCGGTAGTGATCACAGTAGGCAGCAAGACGGGGAAGCTGGACGAGAAAACTGTACAACTGGGCGGAACGCCTTTTGTATACAAGGATGAATTATATCTTCCTGCCCGGTTTATGGTCTATGCTCTGGGAGGCGAATCGGTAAGCTGGAATGCCAAAAGTGCAGTTTATACCGCTAAAGGTATTCAGACCTTCGCCAGTACCAATGCTTCCTATGCGGGTGTGAACTATACGGTTGATAAACAAACAGGGAAGCTATATGCTTCTACTCCCGCGGGTCGGCCCCGGCTGATTGCCAATCTGGGCTCAGAGCTATATGACATGGTTACTTTCGATTTTCAAAAGACAGCCGGAGGCTTAATATATCTGACCATATCAGATATTTACGGAGAGCCGCATATCAACAATAAATGGTATACGCTGATTATTAAGGACGGTATGGTGATCCGGCAGGCAAGCGTGGGGTACTGGATCCGGTTCGGAGATAATGTGAACATGTATGGAAACAAACTGATTCTGACGGATGGCAAGACTCTGCGGATAATCGAAGATGGGACAGGCAAAGTAGCAGAGACGATGGATTTAACCAAGCTTGGCGGTGTAGACGATAAGTATCTGATTGAAGGAATGGATGAGGATTTCCTGCTGATTCGTCCTAATCAAAAAGGCCTGCTTACCCTGATCGACCGCAAGACTGGCGCCAAAACATTGTTGTACAAAGCATTACTGGATGCAGACCAGCAACTTTATGCTGAAACGAATGATATTCCTTTCTATGGGGATCAGCTTGAATTTGTTGAACGCAAAGGCAATCTGCTGTTGTTCAAGAACCAGGCAGTCCGCGACGGCCGGATCTACGAATATGATCTTTCCAAGACTCAGCCTTAG
- a CDS encoding PH domain-containing protein yields the protein MANLFGGLLGNYSEVTLPELKNQYGAYLMPEEQIRSGFKLIRDAFIITDERLILIDHQGVTGKKTRVASIHLSSIFEVTMETGGTGFDDCEINLHYITSPYHKTNNLQTAVYKFEFSKKFNVQPLYTALISIAHENHKRLNG from the coding sequence ATGGCTAACTTGTTCGGCGGTTTACTTGGCAATTATTCGGAGGTGACCCTTCCGGAGCTGAAGAACCAGTATGGGGCATATCTAATGCCTGAAGAACAAATCCGTTCAGGCTTCAAACTGATCCGCGATGCTTTTATTATTACGGATGAACGTTTAATTCTGATTGATCATCAAGGTGTCACCGGCAAGAAAACGCGCGTGGCGTCAATCCACCTCAGCTCTATATTTGAAGTCACTATGGAGACTGGCGGCACCGGTTTTGATGATTGTGAAATCAATCTGCATTATATTACCTCCCCGTATCATAAAACGAATAATCTGCAGACGGCCGTCTATAAATTTGAATTTTCCAAAAAATTCAATGTACAGCCTTTGTACACCGCACTCATCAGCATCGCGCATGAGAACCACAAACGCCTGAACGGTTGA
- a CDS encoding alpha/beta hydrolase, producing MDRIEALNINDTGSREPILHQGCEEYVITAGERKLEYRILLSHPSGEAPPEGYPVIYALDGNAVFHTLAEAARLQTRKPHGFDPVVIVAIGYPSDEPFDMTRRCYDFTIPVLEQTLPKRPDGSNWPEHGGADSFLDVLQDEIMPMISSLFPVDVSRQALFGHSLGGLFVLHALFTRPELFTHYAAGSPSVWWGDYSVLAEQERFSADYPQRQLQRKLLITIGAEELDHMVQDAEKLALLLEPLSEQGLQVNRAKFPEESHVSVLPAALSRLLKFALEKK from the coding sequence ATGGACCGGATAGAAGCGCTGAATATAAACGATACCGGAAGCAGAGAACCGATTCTGCATCAGGGCTGTGAAGAATATGTAATAACTGCGGGTGAGCGTAAGCTGGAGTACCGGATTTTGCTCTCGCACCCTTCCGGCGAAGCCCCGCCGGAAGGGTATCCGGTTATCTATGCCCTGGATGGCAACGCCGTATTTCACACCCTCGCTGAAGCTGCCCGGCTGCAGACACGTAAGCCGCACGGCTTTGATCCGGTGGTCATTGTCGCCATCGGCTACCCGTCAGATGAGCCCTTTGACATGACAAGACGCTGTTATGATTTCACTATACCGGTGCTCGAGCAGACCCTGCCGAAACGTCCGGATGGCAGTAACTGGCCTGAGCATGGCGGGGCGGACAGCTTCCTGGATGTCCTGCAGGATGAGATCATGCCGATGATCTCAAGTCTATTTCCGGTAGACGTCAGCCGTCAGGCCTTGTTCGGCCATTCCTTAGGCGGGCTGTTCGTTCTGCATGCGTTATTTACCAGACCAGAGCTGTTTACGCACTATGCAGCAGGCAGCCCCTCGGTCTGGTGGGGGGACTACTCCGTATTGGCTGAGCAGGAACGTTTCTCCGCAGACTACCCTCAGCGGCAACTGCAGCGGAAGCTGCTTATTACCATCGGTGCTGAAGAGCTAGACCACATGGTTCAGGATGCAGAGAAGCTGGCGTTGCTGCTAGAGCCGCTATCGGAGCAGGGACTGCAGGTCAACCGGGCCAAGTTTCCGGAGGAAAGCCATGTCAGTGTCCTGCCGGCTGCGCTCAGCCGCCTGCTGAAATTCGCACTGGAGAAGAAGTAA
- a CDS encoding GNAT family N-acetyltransferase: MIELKSRDYYLALPVLDQVKINTLFARSVLEQNIGGKVFADCADSPRAFYVVHSYGMSLLFGERGDETFERSLFDYVTNKSETRRAAEWLQADPAGDWTSLTDSIRTMHNGMLVNGSDLPEGSNPRAIQLNTRVNFRFDRQAYLTAREQFFKQDELIVQTTKEQFGALAEGVVPRFFWRDAAHFEAEGIGYTLLRDGEIAATAFSACCAQNQLEIGIETAHKYRGKGYAFSVSSALIDYCLDRGLEPVWACRLENEGSYNLAQKLGFVPVLNLPYYRLAY; encoded by the coding sequence ATGATTGAACTGAAAAGCAGGGACTATTACCTGGCCTTACCGGTGCTGGATCAAGTAAAAATAAACACGTTATTCGCCAGAAGCGTCCTGGAGCAGAATATTGGCGGGAAGGTGTTTGCGGATTGTGCAGACAGTCCCCGCGCTTTTTATGTGGTTCATTCTTATGGCATGTCACTTTTATTTGGAGAAAGAGGCGATGAAACCTTTGAACGCTCGCTCTTTGATTACGTGACCAATAAATCCGAAACCAGACGGGCGGCGGAGTGGCTGCAGGCAGATCCGGCAGGAGACTGGACCAGCCTAACCGATTCTATTCGGACTATGCATAATGGTATGCTTGTCAACGGATCTGACTTGCCGGAGGGCAGTAACCCCCGGGCCATTCAGCTGAATACAAGGGTTAATTTCCGCTTCGACCGGCAGGCTTACCTTACTGCCAGGGAGCAGTTTTTTAAGCAGGATGAATTGATCGTACAGACCACCAAAGAGCAGTTTGGCGCGCTGGCAGAAGGTGTGGTGCCCCGTTTTTTCTGGCGGGATGCGGCACATTTTGAAGCGGAGGGGATAGGATACACTTTGCTGCGGGACGGCGAAATAGCCGCGACTGCGTTCTCAGCCTGCTGCGCACAGAATCAGCTGGAGATTGGCATTGAGACGGCGCACAAATACCGGGGAAAAGGTTATGCATTCTCCGTCAGCTCGGCCTTGATTGATTACTGCCTGGACCGCGGGCTGGAACCCGTCTGGGCCTGCCGTCTGGAGAATGAAGGATCGTATAATCTCGCGCAGAAGCTGGGCTTTGTGCCGGTACTCAATCTTCCGTATTATCGGTTAGCCTATTAA
- a CDS encoding MBL fold metallo-hydrolase, with amino-acid sequence MNKFFTLHSVASGVWAAIVIPGSGALGNAAVVDLGDITVVVDTFCLPEAAGILRESALELTGKPVKYIVNTHFHGDHHYGNQMFADSLIITTDLTREILTKEGAPEVEVWQEGLQKQIEGLTKGMHAAQDLRLQSAFAYEIADKAALLAAVPGIRRRTAALTFSDKLMIHGTARSLTLLTFGGGHTDSDAFVYIEDAKVLIAGDLVLSKSHPAMLSGFPAAWIEILQRIGQELDFSLVIPGHGEVTDHSSIGEMISYLTEIQIYAEQAAASGESADFWMARGIPIPFAEWQMSHVFEWNFRWLYKQFVNEKRGEGND; translated from the coding sequence TTGAACAAATTCTTCACCTTGCATTCAGTAGCTTCAGGCGTGTGGGCGGCAATTGTTATTCCGGGCAGCGGAGCGTTGGGGAATGCTGCGGTAGTTGATTTAGGTGATATTACAGTTGTAGTAGATACGTTCTGTCTTCCCGAAGCGGCTGGGATATTGCGGGAATCTGCCCTGGAGCTGACCGGGAAACCGGTGAAGTACATAGTCAATACGCATTTTCATGGAGATCATCATTACGGGAATCAGATGTTTGCGGACAGTCTGATCATCACTACTGACCTTACCCGGGAGATTCTGACTAAAGAGGGTGCTCCGGAAGTGGAAGTGTGGCAGGAAGGATTGCAGAAACAAATCGAGGGATTAACGAAAGGCATGCATGCGGCACAAGACCTCAGGCTGCAATCTGCATTTGCCTATGAAATTGCGGATAAAGCTGCACTGCTGGCGGCCGTTCCCGGCATCCGTAGAAGGACCGCGGCACTAACCTTTTCAGACAAGCTAATGATTCATGGGACTGCGCGTTCGCTGACTCTCCTGACCTTTGGCGGCGGGCATACGGATAGTGATGCCTTTGTATACATTGAAGATGCAAAGGTGTTGATCGCCGGAGATCTGGTACTAAGTAAATCACATCCGGCTATGCTTAGCGGGTTCCCGGCCGCATGGATAGAGATTCTGCAGCGGATCGGACAAGAGCTTGATTTCAGTCTGGTGATTCCCGGCCACGGGGAAGTTACAGACCACAGCAGCATTGGTGAGATGATCAGTTATCTTACTGAAATTCAAATCTATGCAGAACAAGCCGCAGCAAGCGGAGAATCAGCTGATTTCTGGATGGCTCGGGGTATACCTATACCTTTTGCTGAGTGGCAGATGTCTCATGTCTTTGAATGGAATTTCCGTTGGCTGTATAAACAATTTGTTAACGAAAAGCGAGGAGAAGGCAATGATTGA
- a CDS encoding asparaginase, which produces MIIPTPEVNFEASPFYNPSLKNVVILATGGTIAGSGEAHKTLNYEPGALPIQDLLDSVPHLERLANCAGIQVSNLCSADITSDHWLTLASIINTLALREDVHGFVITHGTDTLDETSYFLNLVIKTDKPVIITGSMRPATAISADGPLNLFQSVALAANPDASGQGVMVVFAEGIYSGRDVQKVNTFKANAFDERDFGCLGYMRDAQAFFYTRSLKKHTIDAQFDVSSLTGLPEVSVAYFHVDANPGILDYLSTVSKGIVIAGAGGGIYSKPWIDKVGELKNNNIPVVRCSRISSGITLKDSYIDLSANSIPCNSLVPQKARILLSLALTQTTHYDEIAAMFNVY; this is translated from the coding sequence ATGATTATTCCAACTCCGGAAGTGAATTTCGAAGCTTCTCCCTTTTATAATCCCAGCCTGAAAAATGTCGTCATTCTCGCCACCGGAGGAACGATTGCCGGCAGCGGAGAAGCCCATAAAACCTTAAATTATGAACCCGGCGCCCTCCCGATACAAGATCTGCTGGACAGTGTCCCCCACCTGGAGCGGTTAGCTAATTGCGCAGGAATTCAGGTAAGCAATCTTTGCAGTGCCGACATTACCAGCGATCACTGGCTGACACTTGCTTCAATCATTAATACCTTGGCCCTGCGGGAGGATGTCCACGGGTTTGTGATTACTCACGGAACAGATACTCTGGACGAGACCTCTTATTTCCTGAATCTGGTCATCAAGACGGATAAGCCGGTTATTATCACAGGCTCTATGCGCCCGGCCACGGCAATCAGTGCAGACGGACCGCTGAACCTCTTCCAGTCTGTTGCGCTCGCTGCCAATCCGGACGCTTCCGGACAGGGCGTAATGGTCGTGTTTGCAGAGGGGATCTACAGCGGCAGGGATGTTCAGAAGGTTAACACATTTAAGGCGAATGCTTTTGATGAACGGGATTTCGGCTGTCTCGGATATATGCGGGATGCCCAAGCCTTCTTTTACACCCGTTCTTTGAAAAAGCACACCATAGATGCACAGTTTGACGTCTCCTCCCTGACGGGACTGCCTGAGGTATCCGTCGCCTATTTCCATGTAGATGCCAACCCTGGTATTCTGGATTACCTGTCCACGGTTTCCAAAGGAATTGTTATCGCCGGTGCAGGCGGAGGGATATACAGCAAACCGTGGATAGATAAGGTAGGCGAGCTGAAAAACAACAATATCCCGGTGGTCCGCTGCTCGCGGATTTCCAGCGGGATAACGCTTAAAGATTCTTACATTGACCTCTCTGCTAATTCCATTCCCTGCAACAGTCTGGTGCCGCAAAAAGCACGGATTCTGCTCTCGCTGGCGCTGACACAAACCACACATTATGATGAAATCGCCGCTATGTTCAATGTGTACTGA
- a CDS encoding amino acid permease — translation MKQGEKGLSVWQLTMLALGTVVGGSFFLGTSVAIRAAGPSVLLSYVIGGILVYFILSALSEMTVANPVAGSFRTYTEQAFGKGAGFTVGWVYWTGLVLAMSSEATAVSILLRSWFPFLPLGLLGSGIIIGVTLLNLLGAERLSKLESGLAAFKLLAIAAFILIAVCIAIGIGTRGAGAVGTQVLRSQSWMPGGLAGIAGSMLMVMFTYAGFEVLGLAASEARNPGVTIPKAIRYTLLLLVGLYIAAMTALFLLLPTAAVSEQISPFVTALSRYGLGWTGTVMNIVLVSAILSTMLASVFGLGRMLRSLAEEGHTPAWMRDRTDIPYRGILISGGAMLAGLGLGMLLPQGVYLFLVSSGGFSLLFSYLIIMASHYRLRKRQGSSLTQRQGLRGYPYTSWIAMVSLLAILASMPLIPGQGGGLAAGVMFVVFFAGVYTVGKLRRKGREGVRKPLLRIPTAARAQMEAGEELGKEQKDTE, via the coding sequence ATGAAACAGGGGGAAAAGGGTTTATCGGTATGGCAGCTTACTATGCTGGCGCTTGGAACGGTAGTGGGGGGCTCATTTTTTCTCGGTACCTCGGTGGCGATCCGTGCAGCCGGACCCTCTGTCTTGCTGTCCTATGTGATCGGAGGTATTCTGGTCTATTTTATTCTGTCGGCATTATCGGAGATGACTGTTGCCAATCCGGTTGCCGGATCATTCCGCACCTACACGGAGCAGGCTTTTGGCAAGGGAGCGGGCTTCACCGTAGGCTGGGTATACTGGACAGGACTTGTGCTGGCAATGTCCAGTGAAGCTACAGCGGTGTCTATTTTGCTGCGCAGCTGGTTCCCGTTTCTGCCTTTGGGGCTGCTGGGGTCGGGAATCATTATCGGCGTAACCTTATTGAATCTATTGGGGGCAGAGCGGCTCAGCAAACTGGAGAGCGGTCTGGCAGCCTTTAAGCTGCTGGCCATCGCCGCCTTTATCCTCATTGCAGTCTGTATCGCAATCGGGATAGGGACAAGGGGGGCGGGGGCAGTCGGCACACAGGTTCTGCGCAGCCAAAGCTGGATGCCGGGAGGGTTGGCCGGCATTGCCGGAAGCATGCTGATGGTCATGTTCACCTATGCCGGCTTTGAAGTGCTCGGACTCGCTGCTTCAGAAGCAAGGAACCCGGGTGTGACCATCCCGAAAGCGATCCGCTATACCCTCTTGCTGCTGGTAGGGCTATATATCGCGGCCATGACGGCTTTGTTCCTCCTGCTGCCTACAGCAGCCGTATCTGAACAAATCAGCCCGTTTGTGACAGCGCTGAGCCGCTACGGCCTGGGCTGGACGGGTACGGTGATGAACATAGTGCTGGTGTCGGCGATTCTTTCGACGATGCTTGCCTCCGTCTTTGGCCTCGGCCGGATGCTCCGCTCACTCGCGGAGGAAGGGCACACTCCGGCCTGGATGCGGGACCGCACAGATATCCCTTACCGGGGGATCCTCATTTCCGGCGGAGCCATGTTAGCCGGTCTTGGTCTTGGCATGCTGCTGCCGCAAGGGGTATACCTGTTTCTGGTCAGCTCCGGCGGTTTCTCGCTGCTGTTCTCCTATCTCATTATTATGGCGAGCCATTACCGGCTGCGGAAACGGCAGGGCAGTTCGCTTACCCAGCGGCAAGGCTTGCGCGGTTATCCGTATACTTCATGGATTGCCATGGTCAGTCTGCTCGCCATTCTGGCAAGCATGCCGCTGATTCCGGGACAGGGCGGCGGACTGGCTGCAGGAGTAATGTTTGTTGTGTTCTTTGCCGGAGTCTACACGGTAGGGAAACTGCGCCGGAAAGGCAGAGAAGGAGTGCGGAAGCCGCTGCTGCGGATTCCAACAGCTGCGAGAGCACAGATGGAGGCCGGGGAGGAGCTTGGAAAAGAACAGAAAGATACCGAGTGA